The following proteins are co-located in the Legionella busanensis genome:
- a CDS encoding acetyl-CoA C-acyltransferase, with product MEQNDVVIVAAKRTPMGNMLGALSNLSAPDLGAEAHRAAIDFAQISPNDIDEVISGCVLQAGIGQAPARQAAIKAGVPEAIGATTINKMCGSGMKAVMLAHDLIKCGSANTILAGGMESMSNAPYLLSKARAGYRLGHGEIKDHMFLDGLEDAYDRGRLMGYFAEATAKHYQFSRNAQDDFAIRSMERAIQSNNDRSFAEEIVPITITSKKGDITIEKDESPDPNKLAKIAQLKPAFQADGTVTAANSSSISDGAASLIVMSYAQANKLGLKPLARIVAHASHAQAPQWFTTAPVEAIRKVMNRAGWKQNDVDLYEINEAFAVVAMAAMQELELSADMVNIHGGACALGHPIGASGARILVTLIHALKQKAKKRGVAALCIGGGEATAMAIEVID from the coding sequence ATGGAACAGAACGATGTAGTTATTGTTGCAGCAAAACGCACCCCGATGGGGAATATGTTAGGTGCCTTATCGAATTTATCAGCGCCAGATTTAGGCGCTGAGGCTCACCGTGCTGCGATTGATTTTGCACAGATTTCACCTAATGATATTGATGAAGTCATTTCAGGTTGTGTACTACAAGCCGGCATTGGACAAGCACCGGCAAGACAAGCAGCAATCAAAGCAGGCGTACCTGAAGCAATTGGTGCAACCACTATTAATAAAATGTGTGGTTCAGGAATGAAAGCTGTCATGTTAGCACATGATTTAATTAAATGTGGTTCTGCAAACACTATCCTTGCTGGCGGTATGGAAAGTATGAGTAACGCCCCTTACCTATTAAGTAAGGCGCGCGCTGGTTACCGTTTAGGTCACGGCGAGATTAAAGATCATATGTTCCTTGATGGCTTAGAAGACGCTTATGATCGAGGCAGATTAATGGGTTATTTTGCTGAAGCTACCGCTAAGCATTATCAATTTAGCCGCAACGCGCAAGATGATTTCGCTATACGCTCAATGGAACGTGCCATACAGTCTAATAACGATCGTAGTTTCGCTGAAGAAATCGTGCCCATTACGATTACTAGCAAAAAAGGCGATATAACGATTGAAAAAGATGAAAGCCCTGATCCTAATAAGCTTGCTAAAATTGCGCAGCTAAAACCTGCTTTTCAAGCCGATGGAACAGTGACAGCGGCTAATTCAAGCTCCATTTCAGATGGCGCAGCAAGTTTAATTGTTATGTCTTATGCGCAAGCGAATAAATTAGGTTTAAAACCACTTGCGCGGATTGTTGCGCATGCAAGTCATGCTCAAGCCCCACAATGGTTTACAACAGCGCCTGTTGAAGCCATTCGTAAGGTTATGAATCGAGCAGGCTGGAAACAAAACGATGTGGATTTGTATGAAATCAATGAAGCCTTTGCAGTGGTTGCCATGGCAGCTATGCAAGAATTAGAGCTTAGTGCGGATATGGTTAATATTCATGGCGGCGCTTGTGCATTAGGTCACCCTATTGGCGCTTCAGGCGCGCGTATATTAGTTACTTTAATTCATGCGCTAAAACAAAAAGCTAAAAAGCGTGGGGTAGCTGCATTGTGTATAGGTGGTGGTGAAGCGACTGCAATGGCTATAGAAGTAATTGATTAA
- a CDS encoding carboxyl transferase domain-containing protein, translated as MPKLISQINPASNEFKQNAAVMDDLVTTMQTIINDIAQGGDEKARQRHLKHGKLLPRERLQRLLDPGSPFLELSQLAAYQVYEDNIPAAGLITGIGQVMNTECMIVINDATVKGGTYYPLTVKKHLRAQEIARANHLPCIYLVDSGGAYLPMQDEVFPDKDHFGRIFFNQANLSANNIPQIAVVMGSCTAGGAYVPAMADESIMVREQATIFLGGPPLVKAATGEVISAEELGGADIHCRQSGVADHYAQDEAHALHLARTTIKHLNRQKPNWLTRIASREPLYDVKELNGIIPADPRKPFDIREVIARLVDGSEFDEFKALFGTTLVCGFAHLFGYPIGIIANNGILFGESALKGAHFIELCVQRQIPLLFLQNITGFMVGSKYEASGIAKHGAKMVTAVANANVPKFTVIIGGSYGAGNYAMCGRAYDPRFLWSWPNARISVMGGEQAANVLAQINRDKYKKADTLWPAEEEEAFKEKLRNQYEKQGNPYHASARLWDDGVITPEDTRRILGLSLSATLNAPIKPTRFGVFRM; from the coding sequence ATGCCTAAGCTTATCAGTCAAATTAATCCTGCAAGCAATGAATTTAAACAAAATGCAGCTGTCATGGATGATTTAGTAACGACAATGCAGACTATTATTAACGACATTGCCCAAGGTGGTGATGAAAAAGCCAGACAACGTCACTTAAAGCATGGAAAACTTTTACCTCGAGAACGTCTACAGCGTTTATTAGATCCAGGCAGTCCCTTTCTTGAATTATCGCAATTGGCTGCTTATCAAGTCTATGAAGATAATATTCCAGCTGCTGGCTTAATTACCGGTATTGGTCAAGTCATGAATACAGAGTGCATGATAGTCATTAATGATGCAACGGTTAAAGGCGGCACTTACTACCCGCTGACTGTAAAAAAACACCTACGCGCTCAAGAAATTGCCAGAGCCAACCATCTACCCTGTATTTATTTAGTCGATTCAGGTGGCGCTTATTTACCTATGCAAGATGAAGTTTTCCCAGACAAAGATCATTTTGGCCGGATTTTCTTTAATCAAGCTAATTTATCAGCAAATAATATTCCACAAATAGCTGTTGTCATGGGCTCCTGTACAGCGGGCGGTGCTTACGTACCTGCTATGGCTGATGAGTCAATTATGGTTCGCGAGCAGGCAACAATATTCTTAGGTGGCCCACCGCTGGTTAAAGCAGCGACAGGTGAGGTAATCAGTGCAGAAGAATTAGGTGGCGCTGACATTCATTGTCGTCAATCCGGTGTTGCTGATCATTATGCCCAAGATGAAGCACATGCGCTGCATTTAGCACGTACTACTATTAAGCATTTAAATCGTCAGAAACCCAATTGGTTAACCCGTATAGCAAGTCGTGAACCCCTTTATGATGTAAAAGAACTAAATGGTATTATTCCAGCTGACCCACGCAAACCCTTTGACATACGCGAGGTTATTGCTCGCCTGGTAGATGGTTCAGAATTTGATGAGTTTAAAGCTTTGTTTGGAACCACTTTAGTTTGTGGTTTTGCTCATTTATTTGGTTATCCAATTGGTATTATTGCTAATAATGGTATTCTTTTTGGAGAAAGCGCTTTAAAGGGAGCTCACTTTATTGAATTATGCGTACAACGTCAAATTCCGCTTCTTTTTCTCCAAAATATAACCGGGTTTATGGTTGGCAGTAAGTATGAGGCCTCAGGTATTGCTAAACATGGTGCTAAAATGGTAACTGCTGTTGCTAACGCTAATGTACCAAAATTTACTGTTATTATAGGTGGAAGCTATGGTGCAGGAAATTATGCCATGTGCGGACGTGCTTATGATCCACGTTTCTTATGGTCTTGGCCTAATGCACGTATTTCTGTTATGGGCGGCGAACAAGCTGCTAATGTTTTAGCACAAATTAACCGAGATAAATATAAGAAAGCAGATACTCTTTGGCCTGCCGAAGAGGAAGAGGCTTTTAAAGAAAAATTACGTAATCAATATGAAAAGCAAGGGAACCCCTACCATGCGAGTGCAAGGTTGTGGGATGATGGAGTAATTACACCAGAAGATACGCGTAGAATTTTGGGTTTAAGTTTATCAGCTACTTTAAATGCACCTATTAAACCTACACGCTTTGGTGTTTTTAGAATGTAA
- a CDS encoding isovaleryl-CoA dehydrogenase codes for MHIGLNYQLGETLDLLRESVYQFASQEIAPLAAKIDADNAFPNHLWRKFGEMGLLGVTVSEEYGGANMGYLAHVIAMEEISRASASVGLSYGAHSNLCVNQIYLNGNNEQKNRYLPKLISGEYVGALAMSESNSGSDVVSMQLHAETADNKFILNGTKMWITNGPDADVLVVYAKTDKQAASKGITAFIIEKGFKGFSTAQKLDKLGMRGSNTCELVFEDCEVPAENVLGEVNQGVQVLMSGLDYERTILAAGPIGIMQACLDNVLPYIHERKQFNQPIGEFQFIQGKLADMYTELNASRAYLYAVARACDSGLVSRKDAASVILYTAEKATQMALQAIQILGGNGYINEYPTGRLLRDAKLYEIGAGTSEIRRMLIGRELFKETL; via the coding sequence ATGCATATTGGTTTAAATTATCAGTTAGGTGAGACACTTGATCTTTTAAGAGAAAGCGTTTATCAATTTGCTAGCCAAGAGATTGCTCCCTTAGCCGCTAAAATTGATGCTGATAATGCCTTTCCTAATCATTTATGGCGCAAGTTTGGTGAGATGGGATTATTAGGGGTTACCGTAAGCGAAGAATACGGTGGTGCTAATATGGGTTATTTAGCCCATGTTATAGCTATGGAAGAAATTTCGCGTGCGTCTGCCTCCGTTGGATTAAGCTATGGCGCGCATTCAAATTTATGTGTTAACCAAATTTATCTTAATGGTAATAATGAGCAAAAAAACCGATATTTGCCTAAACTTATTAGTGGAGAGTATGTAGGCGCTTTAGCTATGAGTGAATCAAACTCAGGCTCTGATGTTGTTAGTATGCAATTACACGCCGAAACTGCTGATAATAAATTTATCCTAAATGGCACTAAAATGTGGATCACAAATGGTCCAGATGCTGATGTGTTAGTAGTTTATGCAAAAACAGATAAACAAGCTGCGAGTAAAGGTATTACCGCATTTATTATTGAAAAAGGTTTTAAAGGCTTTAGTACCGCACAAAAGCTAGATAAATTAGGGATGCGAGGGTCAAATACTTGTGAGCTAGTTTTTGAGGATTGCGAAGTACCTGCTGAAAACGTATTAGGTGAGGTTAATCAAGGCGTACAAGTATTAATGAGTGGGCTAGATTATGAGCGAACAATTCTTGCAGCCGGCCCCATAGGTATTATGCAAGCTTGTTTAGATAATGTTCTTCCCTACATTCATGAACGTAAGCAATTTAATCAACCTATAGGTGAGTTTCAATTTATTCAAGGAAAACTTGCTGATATGTATACTGAGTTAAATGCTTCAAGAGCTTATTTATATGCAGTAGCTCGGGCTTGTGATTCTGGACTAGTCAGTAGAAAGGATGCAGCAAGTGTCATTTTATATACTGCTGAGAAAGCAACCCAAATGGCACTCCAAGCTATTCAGATATTAGGTGGAAATGGCTATATTAATGAGTACCCTACTGGACGTTTACTACGCGATGCTAAACTTTATGAAATTGGTGCAGGCACCTCAGAAATTAGACGCATGCTAATTGGGCGTGAACTTTTTAAAGAAACACTATAA
- a CDS encoding nitrilase-related carbon-nitrogen hydrolase, with product MSNQLTIGLVQERWYPNPDTHREKLAAGIKAAAKQGAQVICLQELTLSPYFCTQPNIDCEPFMEDIYTGPTAQFVSNMAKSTNVAITASLFEKGGFNTAIAFNQQGQITAITRKQHIPSGEKYHEDYYFKPGDSNYPVHQLAGHNFGLPTCYDQWFPELSRIYGLKNTEILVYPTAIGAEPTAPGFDSQPMWQKVIVAQGIMANCFMVAVNRIGEEDGLEFYGSSFISNPLGEILVKAPRHEPAVLVAELDFNVRALWNRLFPFASQRQPQTYQELLKVKDS from the coding sequence ATGAGTAATCAATTAACTATCGGTTTAGTACAAGAGCGCTGGTACCCTAACCCCGACACTCATCGAGAAAAATTAGCGGCAGGGATTAAGGCTGCTGCAAAACAAGGGGCACAAGTTATTTGTTTACAAGAATTAACGCTTTCCCCCTATTTTTGTACTCAACCTAATATTGACTGTGAACCCTTTATGGAAGATATTTACACAGGACCAACAGCTCAATTTGTTAGCAATATGGCAAAATCAACAAATGTAGCGATTACCGCCTCACTTTTTGAAAAAGGTGGATTTAATACGGCCATCGCTTTTAATCAACAAGGGCAAATTACTGCCATTACACGTAAGCAGCATATTCCTTCTGGCGAAAAATATCATGAAGATTATTATTTTAAGCCAGGCGATTCCAATTATCCTGTTCATCAACTCGCAGGGCATAACTTTGGGTTACCTACTTGTTATGATCAGTGGTTTCCTGAGTTATCTCGTATTTATGGTTTAAAAAATACGGAAATTTTAGTTTACCCTACAGCGATTGGTGCTGAACCCACAGCACCTGGATTTGACAGTCAACCTATGTGGCAAAAAGTTATAGTAGCACAAGGTATTATGGCCAATTGTTTTATGGTAGCTGTTAATCGAATAGGCGAAGAAGATGGGCTAGAATTTTACGGTAGTAGCTTTATTAGCAATCCTTTAGGCGAAATTTTAGTGAAAGCACCAAGACATGAGCCAGCTGTATTAGTTGCTGAATTAGATTTTAATGTACGAGCACTCTGGAATCGGTTATTTCCTTTTGCAAGTCAGCGCCAACCTCAAACCTATCAAGAATTATTAAAAGTCAAGGATAGCTAA
- a CDS encoding enoyl-CoA hydratase-related protein, whose product MSELLTELQDKVFILTLNRINKHNAFDDKLLSQFQEKLNEAIANPQVRVILLKANGPHFSAGADLSWMQRMAQFNEEENLVDALILAQVMKTLYQCPKPTIAAVQGGAFGGGAGLVAACDIAIASTEAKFCFPEVKLGLIPAVISPYVVKAIGERAAKWLFMSAQPFDAEQAKQLNLIQFCVKSSALANFALTYARQIAELAPQAVADCKTLINKVCDKPVTDELVHETAVLIAKKRVSTEGQKGLQAFLKKEQPQWS is encoded by the coding sequence ATGAGTGAATTACTAACAGAACTACAAGATAAGGTTTTTATTCTTACTTTAAATCGCATCAATAAGCATAATGCTTTTGACGATAAACTCTTAAGTCAATTCCAAGAAAAATTAAATGAAGCCATAGCAAATCCGCAAGTGAGAGTTATTCTTTTAAAAGCAAATGGACCTCACTTTTCAGCTGGCGCTGATTTAAGCTGGATGCAACGTATGGCGCAATTTAATGAAGAGGAAAATTTAGTTGATGCGCTTATTCTAGCGCAAGTCATGAAAACTCTTTATCAGTGTCCAAAACCAACTATTGCTGCTGTTCAAGGCGGCGCTTTTGGCGGTGGTGCAGGTTTGGTTGCAGCCTGTGATATTGCAATTGCCTCTACGGAAGCTAAATTTTGTTTCCCTGAAGTTAAACTAGGTTTGATTCCAGCTGTTATAAGCCCTTATGTTGTTAAAGCAATCGGCGAGCGTGCTGCCAAGTGGTTATTTATGAGTGCACAACCGTTTGACGCTGAGCAAGCAAAACAACTTAATTTGATTCAATTTTGTGTTAAAAGTAGTGCACTTGCTAATTTTGCTCTGACCTATGCAAGACAGATTGCTGAACTTGCTCCACAAGCAGTAGCAGATTGTAAAACATTAATTAACAAAGTATGCGATAAACCCGTCACTGATGAACTTGTACATGAAACAGCTGTCTTAATTGCTAAAAAAAGAGTCTCAACCGAAGGCCAAAAAGGCTTACAGGCTTTTCTTAAAAAAGAGCAGCCACAATGGAGCTAA
- a CDS encoding acetyl/propionyl/methylcrotonyl-CoA carboxylase subunit alpha, producing the protein MFKKILIANRGEIACRIIKTAKQMGIKTVAVYSTIDRNSPHVAQADEAYCIGAAIAKDSYLNIDAIIKACLASKAEAIHPGYGFLSENSSFAKACANANIVFIGPSIEAIDAMGSKQLAKQLLEKTDVPLTPGYHGHEQNDEILLSEAKKIGFPVLLKAANGGGGKGMRAVYEENEFAHALAGARRESQASFADDTIIIEKLIVNPRHIEIQIIADNHGQVIHLFERDCSIQRRHQKIIEEAPALNLNQELRQKLAFAACQVAKSIRYRGAGTVEFLVDSDEHFYFMEMNTRLQVEHPVTEMITGIDLVAWQLKVAANEPLPCQQEDIMAKGHAIECRIYAEDPYENFIPSIGQLHFLKEPAGEGIRIDSGVNSQSTISQFYDPMIAKLIVWGEDRNQALLRTQYALDHFAIGGVKSNMPFLQAICQHPKFIAGDINTNFLTKEAINLNKPDHYLAILIAACFDYAMLVNQKQDALWQQTFAWQMYLTSYWLWHYLLAGQQIELLIRPINQESFLIELSNEKPIKLVFKLIDNQLYMEYDEKRQWAWVESADNDLIVYLKEGPVSFTRFSWQQTSNQSEQANHLTAPMPATVVAILKKQGDIIKKGEQLIVLEAMKMEHTIQAPKDGIVSELFYEVGSQVSEGAELLTIGDSN; encoded by the coding sequence ATGTTTAAAAAAATTCTAATAGCAAATCGCGGTGAGATTGCTTGCCGTATTATTAAAACAGCAAAACAAATGGGAATTAAAACGGTTGCTGTTTATTCAACAATCGATCGAAATAGTCCTCATGTTGCGCAAGCTGACGAAGCTTACTGTATCGGTGCAGCTATTGCTAAAGATAGTTATTTAAATATTGATGCTATTATTAAAGCGTGCCTTGCAAGTAAAGCTGAAGCAATTCATCCAGGCTATGGTTTTTTATCTGAAAATTCTTCATTTGCTAAAGCCTGTGCAAATGCCAATATTGTGTTTATTGGCCCTAGCATTGAAGCCATAGATGCAATGGGTTCTAAACAACTGGCAAAACAATTACTTGAAAAAACAGATGTCCCTCTTACACCAGGTTATCATGGTCATGAACAAAATGATGAAATCTTGTTAAGTGAGGCAAAAAAAATTGGTTTTCCGGTTTTACTTAAAGCAGCAAACGGTGGTGGTGGGAAAGGGATGCGCGCTGTATACGAAGAAAATGAATTTGCGCATGCATTAGCCGGAGCCAGACGCGAATCACAAGCAAGCTTTGCCGATGATACAATTATTATTGAAAAATTAATTGTTAATCCTCGCCATATTGAAATCCAAATCATAGCTGATAATCATGGACAAGTTATTCATCTTTTTGAAAGAGACTGCTCCATTCAACGTCGCCATCAAAAAATTATTGAAGAAGCGCCAGCTTTAAATTTAAATCAAGAGCTGCGTCAAAAATTAGCTTTTGCAGCCTGTCAAGTTGCAAAGTCGATCCGGTATCGTGGCGCTGGTACTGTTGAATTTCTCGTTGACAGCGATGAGCACTTCTATTTTATGGAAATGAATACGAGACTTCAGGTTGAACATCCAGTAACTGAAATGATTACTGGTATTGATTTAGTTGCCTGGCAACTTAAAGTTGCTGCTAACGAGCCTCTACCCTGCCAGCAAGAAGATATTATGGCAAAAGGTCATGCTATTGAATGTCGTATCTATGCAGAAGATCCTTATGAGAATTTTATTCCATCTATTGGACAATTGCATTTTTTAAAAGAGCCTGCGGGTGAAGGCATACGTATTGATAGCGGTGTTAATAGCCAATCAACTATTAGTCAATTCTATGACCCTATGATTGCTAAATTAATTGTTTGGGGTGAGGATCGCAATCAAGCATTATTACGTACTCAATACGCCTTAGACCATTTTGCAATTGGTGGTGTTAAGTCTAATATGCCATTTTTGCAGGCTATTTGCCAACATCCTAAATTTATTGCTGGCGATATCAATACCAATTTTTTAACTAAAGAGGCAATTAACCTTAATAAGCCGGATCATTATTTAGCAATCTTAATAGCGGCCTGCTTTGATTATGCAATGCTAGTTAATCAGAAACAAGATGCATTATGGCAGCAAACTTTTGCTTGGCAAATGTATTTAACTAGCTATTGGCTTTGGCATTATTTATTAGCAGGACAGCAAATTGAGTTACTTATAAGGCCAATTAACCAAGAATCATTTTTAATTGAATTAAGTAATGAAAAACCTATTAAGCTTGTCTTTAAATTAATTGATAACCAACTTTATATGGAATATGACGAAAAGAGACAATGGGCTTGGGTAGAAAGCGCTGATAACGATTTAATTGTATATTTAAAAGAGGGGCCTGTTTCTTTCACACGTTTTAGTTGGCAACAAACAAGTAATCAAAGTGAACAAGCAAATCACTTAACAGCACCGATGCCAGCAACAGTAGTTGCTATTTTAAAGAAACAAGGCGATATAATTAAGAAAGGCGAGCAATTAATAGTACTTGAAGCAATGAAAATGGAACATACCATCCAAGCACCCAAAGACGGGATTGTCTCTGAGTTATTTTATGAAGTGGGTTCACAAGTTAGTGAAGGAGCGGAATTACTGACTATTGGCGATAGTAATTAG
- the speA gene encoding biosynthetic arginine decarboxylase, producing MTTSIESNAYNIAHWGDGYFSVNSQGNIEIHKNPNIPGIELQTIVKAANYAGLQLPLLIRFTDILHDRVFKIYDAFKQVITDNKYQGSYQLVYPIKVNQEQCVVRELLKAPAHTIGLEAGSKPELMAVIGMLGKQISTIICNGYKDSSYVRTALIAQQMGHQVFIVIEKRSELDTILKESARLNVRPNLGVRIRLVTKSAGKWENTGGAKSKFGLNAEQILDLVLSLKEGNALDCLKLMHCHLGSQVANIHDIRFCMQEVARYYVELRRLQAPIQTIDVGGGLGIDYEGTRTSTDCSMNYSLNEYATNIILAIRHVCEEANIPEPNLISESGRALTAHHAVLVTNITDSEVIKNTHKIPKIDSDDSHVIRDIWDTYQSIYDHTPREIYHYALHSLEEAHSMFKHGVITLEEKAKVEQLFTAICCEVQRKLDDKTPGDSELMDIINERLAAKIFCNLSFFQSLPDAWAIDQIFPVTPISQLNIEEKIPSILQDLTCDSDGTIKHYPGQSRVETTLMLPPFNPDKPYAIAFFLVGAYQEILGNLHNLFGDTNSLDVHLKDDGQFEINDLVSGDTVTNVLNYAHYDTKKLLLSYEQQLISSELSQEIIQGYLDELRSIFSQFTYLNGNKLRRLD from the coding sequence ATGACGACTTCAATTGAATCTAATGCTTATAACATTGCTCATTGGGGGGATGGTTATTTTTCAGTTAACTCACAAGGTAATATTGAAATTCATAAAAATCCAAACATTCCTGGCATTGAATTACAAACTATTGTTAAAGCAGCTAATTATGCCGGCTTGCAATTACCGCTTCTTATTCGTTTTACCGATATTCTTCATGATCGAGTTTTTAAAATTTATGATGCCTTTAAGCAAGTGATAACAGATAATAAATATCAAGGCAGTTATCAATTAGTTTATCCAATCAAAGTTAATCAAGAACAATGTGTTGTCAGAGAGTTATTAAAAGCGCCTGCTCATACCATTGGTCTTGAAGCCGGTAGCAAACCAGAGCTTATGGCAGTTATTGGTATGTTAGGTAAACAGATCTCTACAATTATTTGTAATGGTTACAAAGATAGCTCTTATGTACGTACCGCTTTGATTGCACAACAGATGGGTCATCAAGTATTTATTGTTATTGAGAAGCGCTCAGAATTAGATACTATTCTTAAGGAGTCAGCGCGTTTAAATGTAAGACCTAATTTAGGTGTACGTATTCGCTTAGTTACTAAAAGCGCTGGCAAATGGGAAAACACAGGTGGAGCCAAGTCAAAATTTGGCTTGAACGCAGAACAAATATTGGATTTAGTCTTAAGCCTTAAAGAAGGAAACGCTCTTGATTGTTTAAAATTAATGCATTGTCATTTGGGTTCACAAGTAGCCAACATTCATGACATCCGTTTTTGTATGCAAGAAGTAGCTCGCTACTATGTCGAACTAAGGCGTCTGCAAGCACCAATTCAAACGATCGATGTTGGAGGCGGACTTGGAATTGATTATGAAGGAACACGAACCAGTACTGATTGCTCAATGAATTATAGCTTAAATGAATATGCAACGAATATTATTCTAGCAATTCGGCATGTTTGTGAAGAAGCAAACATACCTGAGCCTAACCTAATTTCCGAATCAGGCCGGGCTTTGACAGCACATCATGCTGTATTAGTCACTAACATTACAGATTCAGAAGTAATTAAGAACACACATAAGATACCTAAGATTGACTCAGACGATTCACATGTTATTCGTGATATTTGGGATACTTATCAATCTATTTATGATCATACACCAAGAGAAATCTATCATTATGCTCTTCACTCCTTAGAAGAAGCGCATTCTATGTTTAAGCATGGCGTTATTACACTAGAAGAGAAAGCGAAAGTTGAGCAACTTTTTACAGCGATTTGTTGTGAAGTGCAACGCAAACTTGATGATAAAACACCGGGCGATTCTGAATTAATGGATATCATTAATGAACGATTAGCTGCCAAAATTTTCTGTAATCTCTCTTTTTTCCAATCTTTACCAGATGCTTGGGCCATTGATCAAATTTTTCCCGTTACCCCTATTTCGCAATTAAATATTGAGGAAAAAATACCAAGTATCCTACAAGATTTAACCTGTGACTCTGATGGCACTATTAAACATTATCCAGGCCAATCAAGAGTTGAAACAACGCTTATGCTTCCTCCTTTTAATCCAGATAAGCCCTATGCAATTGCATTTTTTCTAGTAGGTGCCTATCAAGAGATCCTGGGTAATTTACATAATTTATTCGGGGATACAAACTCGCTTGACGTTCATTTAAAGGATGATGGCCAATTTGAAATTAATGATTTAGTCAGTGGAGATACCGTTACTAATGTTTTAAATTATGCTCATTATGATACTAAAAAATTATTACTCTCTTATGAGCAACAACTAATTAGCTCTGAGCTATCGCAAGAAATTATTCAAGGGTATTTAGATGAGCTTCGCAGCATCTTTTCTCAATTTACTTACCTCAATGGTAATAAACTCCGGCGTCTAGATTAA
- a CDS encoding hydroxymethylglutaryl-CoA lyase has translation MNYPQQVTIVEVGPRDGLQNEPSFVTTETKIALINQLSQTGLKYIEATSFVSAKAIPQFVDSDVVFNSINKPNGVQFSVLVPNERGMLKALSLGVKEIAVFTAASETFNLRNINCTITESIERFKPVFELAKANDIYVRAYISCALGCPYEGEIKPAQVAEVALQLLKLGANEICLGDTIGVGTPKQTKAVIATLLDFLPSSQLAMHFHDTYGQAIANITASLERGIYHFDCSVAGLGGCPYARGATGNVATEDVLYLMHGLGIETGIDIYKVVAAGDMICKALNRKNQSKVANALLANQF, from the coding sequence ATGAACTACCCTCAACAAGTCACAATCGTTGAAGTAGGTCCACGCGATGGATTACAAAATGAACCATCGTTTGTTACAACAGAAACTAAAATTGCTTTGATAAATCAATTAAGTCAAACTGGCCTAAAGTATATTGAAGCTACTAGTTTTGTCTCAGCAAAGGCTATTCCACAATTTGTTGATAGTGATGTTGTTTTTAACTCAATTAATAAACCTAATGGGGTTCAATTTTCGGTACTTGTTCCTAATGAACGGGGAATGCTCAAAGCGCTTAGTTTAGGTGTGAAAGAAATAGCTGTTTTTACAGCTGCTAGTGAAACCTTTAATCTGCGTAATATTAATTGCACAATTACTGAGAGTATTGAGCGCTTTAAGCCAGTATTTGAACTCGCTAAAGCAAACGATATATATGTTCGAGCCTATATTTCTTGTGCCTTAGGTTGCCCTTATGAAGGAGAAATTAAACCAGCTCAAGTTGCTGAGGTAGCGTTACAATTACTTAAACTTGGTGCCAATGAAATCTGCCTTGGTGACACAATTGGTGTTGGTACACCTAAACAGACGAAAGCCGTCATTGCAACGTTGCTTGATTTTTTACCCAGCAGTCAATTAGCCATGCATTTTCATGATACTTATGGACAAGCTATCGCTAATATTACTGCTTCTTTAGAGCGTGGTATTTATCACTTTGATTGCTCTGTAGCTGGCCTAGGTGGATGTCCTTATGCGCGTGGTGCCACAGGTAATGTGGCCACAGAAGATGTACTTTACTTAATGCATGGCCTAGGAATTGAAACGGGTATAGATATTTATAAAGTTGTTGCTGCTGGTGATATGATTTGTAAAGCACTAAATCGAAAAAATCAGTCTAAGGTAGCTAATGCACTTTTAGCAAATCAATTTTAA